One genomic window of Psychrobacter cibarius includes the following:
- the rpsA gene encoding 30S ribosomal protein S1 — protein MESFAELFEASIEETGLDIERGSVITGTVVAIDNDWITVDTGLKSEGIVAREEFLSEEGELEVEVGDSVDVVVEAVDNGMGQTLLSREKAKRVETWNFLEKIADNDEIVKGIISSKVKGGFTVDIGSVRAFLPGSLVDVRPIRDTTHLEGKELEFKVIKLDQKRNNVVVSRRAVMEAENSAEREELLNKLEEGIEIEGIVKNLTDYGAFVDLGGIDGLLHITDMAWRRIKHPSEVVEVGQDLKVKVLKFDRERNRVSLGLKQLGTDPWDNVGGTYPVGSVVKARVTNLTDYGCFAEISEGIEGLVHVSEMDHTNKNIHPSKVVQVGDEVEVMILDIDEERRRISLGIKQTLANPWDEFDKKHERGDKITGTIKSITDFGIFIGLDGGIDGLVHLSDISWNETGEDAIRNYNKGDTVEAMVLSVDAEANRISLGVKQLSSDPFNEYLVNNDRGAIVNGKVKEVDAKGATIELADEVEAYLRASEIQRDRVEDATKHLSVGDDVEAKIISVDRKTRNINLSIKAKDEAEERQAIKELSSTSTTSTTASSDAQPKTIGDLIKEQMQ, from the coding sequence ATGGAATCATTTGCTGAACTATTTGAAGCGAGCATCGAAGAAACAGGTCTGGATATCGAGCGTGGCTCGGTTATCACTGGTACTGTTGTGGCCATTGATAACGACTGGATCACTGTTGATACTGGTCTGAAATCTGAAGGTATCGTCGCTCGTGAAGAGTTTTTAAGCGAAGAAGGCGAACTTGAAGTTGAAGTTGGCGATAGCGTTGATGTCGTGGTTGAAGCGGTTGATAACGGCATGGGTCAAACCTTGCTTTCACGTGAAAAAGCCAAACGTGTTGAAACTTGGAACTTCCTTGAGAAAATCGCTGACAATGATGAAATCGTAAAAGGTATCATCTCAAGCAAAGTGAAAGGCGGTTTCACTGTAGATATCGGTTCAGTACGCGCGTTCCTACCAGGTTCATTGGTCGATGTTCGTCCTATCCGTGACACCACGCATCTTGAAGGCAAAGAGCTAGAATTCAAAGTTATCAAACTTGATCAAAAACGCAACAACGTTGTTGTTAGCCGTCGTGCAGTTATGGAAGCTGAAAATTCAGCTGAGCGCGAAGAGCTATTGAACAAGCTTGAAGAAGGCATCGAGATCGAAGGTATTGTTAAGAACCTTACTGATTACGGCGCATTCGTTGATCTAGGTGGTATCGATGGTCTATTGCACATCACTGACATGGCATGGCGCCGTATCAAGCATCCATCTGAAGTTGTTGAAGTTGGTCAAGACCTAAAAGTTAAAGTATTGAAGTTTGACCGTGAGCGCAATCGCGTTAGCCTAGGTCTAAAACAACTTGGTACTGATCCTTGGGATAACGTTGGCGGCACTTACCCAGTAGGTAGTGTGGTTAAAGCACGCGTCACCAACTTAACTGATTATGGTTGTTTCGCTGAGATTTCTGAAGGTATTGAAGGTCTAGTACACGTGTCAGAAATGGATCATACCAACAAAAACATCCACCCATCAAAAGTTGTTCAAGTGGGCGATGAAGTTGAAGTAATGATTCTTGATATCGATGAAGAACGTCGTCGTATCAGCCTAGGTATCAAACAAACTCTAGCTAACCCATGGGATGAGTTTGATAAGAAACATGAGCGCGGTGATAAAATCACTGGTACGATCAAATCAATCACTGACTTCGGTATCTTTATCGGTCTAGACGGTGGTATTGATGGTCTTGTTCATCTATCTGATATCTCTTGGAACGAAACTGGCGAAGACGCTATCCGTAACTACAATAAAGGCGACACCGTTGAAGCAATGGTATTGTCAGTAGATGCAGAAGCAAACCGTATTAGCCTAGGCGTGAAGCAGTTAAGCTCTGATCCATTCAACGAATACCTAGTCAACAATGACCGCGGTGCTATCGTTAATGGTAAAGTAAAAGAAGTAGATGCTAAAGGCGCTACTATCGAGCTTGCTGACGAAGTTGAAGCGTATCTACGTGCCTCTGAAATTCAACGTGATCGCGTTGAAGATGCGACTAAGCATTTGAGCGTTGGTGATGACGTTGAAGCGAAAATCATCAGTGTTGATCGTAAAACTCGCAACATCAACTTGTCTATCAAAGCGAAAGACGAAGCTGAAGAGCGTCAAGCGATTAAAGAGCTAAGCAGCACTAGCACGACTAGTACTACTGCCAGTTCTGATGCACAGCCAAAAACAATTGGTGACTTGATCAAAGAGCAAATGCAGTAA
- a CDS encoding integration host factor subunit beta, which produces MQQAINKSEFISNLSANCDNMTDTVVDDAVREILNLMTDTLANDGRVEVRGFGSFCLHHRRARMGRNPKTGESVPVPAKAIPHFKPGKALREAVNDTVANS; this is translated from the coding sequence ATGCAGCAAGCGATTAACAAGTCCGAATTTATTAGTAATTTAAGTGCGAACTGTGACAATATGACTGATACTGTAGTCGATGATGCAGTACGTGAAATATTAAACTTGATGACCGATACGTTAGCCAATGATGGACGCGTAGAAGTTCGTGGTTTTGGCAGTTTTTGTCTGCACCATCGTCGTGCCCGTATGGGTCGAAATCCTAAGACAGGAGAAAGCGTACCTGTACCAGCCAAAGCGATACCGCACTTTAAACCAGGTAAAGCATTACGTGAAGCAGTCAATGATACAGTAGCAAATAGCTAA
- a CDS encoding lipopolysaccharide assembly protein LapA domain-containing protein — MRFLLFVLLFLSFAYSLGLVLANNTEVGVNLLFSQAPTMNLGLLLILCLMLGIVIGILLALLIFRVLQNKWEISRLQKANVNLQAQLTQANAVIDRQASAPTVEEAVYGSTATNVQVQDAEVLTVDEGATLTKQKRE, encoded by the coding sequence ATGCGCTTTTTACTATTTGTATTGCTGTTTTTGAGCTTTGCTTATTCACTTGGTTTGGTGTTGGCAAATAATACCGAAGTTGGCGTAAATTTATTATTCTCGCAAGCACCGACGATGAATCTAGGATTGCTGCTGATTTTATGCCTTATGCTTGGTATTGTTATCGGCATCTTGTTGGCACTACTTATCTTCCGTGTTTTACAGAATAAGTGGGAAATCTCGCGTTTGCAAAAAGCGAATGTGAACTTGCAAGCGCAATTGACACAAGCCAATGCTGTCATTGATCGCCAAGCAAGTGCACCAACGGTGGAAGAAGCTGTTTATGGTTCGACAGCAACCAATGTGCAAGTGCAAGACGCAGAAGTACTTACTGTAGATGAAGGCGCGACACTTACCAAACAAAAGCGAGAATAA